In Burkholderia sp. PAMC 26561, the following are encoded in one genomic region:
- a CDS encoding IclR family transcriptional regulator domain-containing protein — protein sequence MEDLRKYGPDGSAVLLCCSFGETVLCMRQVFTAGPQPLVSYERGRPMPLFAGATSKVILANQPPRWLRALYESHRDEVSAANLGNTFEEFRRVLGNIKKAGYAITRAEIDRGRIGIAAPILNEDRRAVGSLSYVVSDEVEMRACQRLATIAQSGAQEIEATLNAGGHDNPGEQRRPPAGSDLSLKATVPADALLSSD from the coding sequence ATGGAGGACTTACGTAAATATGGACCTGACGGATCGGCCGTTTTGCTGTGCTGTTCATTCGGCGAAACTGTTCTCTGTATGCGTCAGGTCTTCACGGCAGGCCCTCAGCCGCTGGTCAGCTACGAGCGCGGCAGGCCGATGCCTCTTTTTGCCGGGGCCACGTCCAAAGTTATCCTAGCAAACCAGCCACCGCGCTGGCTGCGCGCCCTTTACGAGAGTCACCGCGACGAGGTGTCAGCGGCGAATCTCGGAAACACGTTCGAAGAATTTCGTCGCGTGCTTGGCAATATTAAAAAAGCGGGCTACGCGATCACGCGGGCCGAGATCGATCGTGGGCGAATAGGCATCGCGGCACCGATCCTAAATGAGGATCGCCGCGCAGTAGGCAGTTTGAGTTATGTCGTGAGTGACGAGGTTGAAATGCGGGCGTGTCAACGGCTCGCGACGATCGCGCAAAGCGGCGCGCAAGAAATCGAGGCGACTCTAAATGCTGGTGGCCACGACAACCCGGGAGAACAACGGCGACCGCCCGCCGGTAGCGATCTGAGTTTGAAAGCGACCGTTCCGGCCGATGCCCTTCTCAGTTCAGATTAA
- the ltrA gene encoding group II intron reverse transcriptase/maturase, which produces MTAIDDTAQATSLGAGAPSRPTRMWSQADWPRIKDEVKRLQARIAQATKEGRWGKVGALQRLLTRSHSGKMLAVKRVTENRGKRTPGVDGKIWPTPAAKWKGMEAMQHRGYRALPLRRIYIPKSNGKKRPLGIPRMLCRAMQALWKLALEPIAESLADPNSYGFRPKRSTADAIEYCFTTLAKRKSPEWILEGDIRGCFDNFSHDWILKHIPMDKVVLRRWLKAGFIDKGTLFATEAGTPQGGIISPVIANMTLDGLEAAVDASIGPTPRARRKVKVNVNRYADDFVVTGVSKEILEQNVLPAIKQFLIVRGLELSEEKTRVTHIADGFDFLGQNVRKYSGKLLIKPANKNVKALLEKVREIVKQNRSSTQTNLILQLNPVIRGWAMYHRHVVSKSRFTSIDAHIWRLLWKWAMRRHPNKGTGWVKNRYFRVEGNRTWAFTARTTDRGVIRLFRATMISIVRHVKIRGQANPFDPAWSSYFARRAAVIDD; this is translated from the coding sequence ATGACGGCAATCGACGATACTGCGCAAGCAACGTCGCTCGGCGCTGGTGCACCCTCGCGCCCCACCAGGATGTGGAGTCAGGCTGATTGGCCTCGCATCAAGGACGAGGTGAAACGACTCCAGGCACGTATCGCTCAGGCAACCAAGGAAGGCAGATGGGGCAAAGTAGGTGCCTTGCAGCGTCTGCTGACCCGCTCGCATAGCGGCAAAATGCTAGCCGTGAAACGGGTGACAGAAAATCGCGGCAAGAGAACGCCGGGAGTTGACGGCAAGATTTGGCCAACTCCGGCGGCCAAATGGAAAGGGATGGAGGCGATGCAACACCGCGGTTATCGTGCGTTGCCGCTTCGACGCATCTACATCCCAAAGAGCAACGGCAAGAAGCGTCCGTTAGGAATTCCCCGCATGCTTTGCAGAGCCATGCAGGCGCTATGGAAGCTCGCGTTGGAGCCCATTGCGGAGAGCTTGGCGGATCCAAACTCGTATGGGTTTCGGCCCAAACGTTCGACCGCCGACGCGATTGAATATTGTTTTACTACGCTGGCAAAGCGCAAGTCGCCAGAGTGGATTTTAGAGGGAGACATCCGTGGCTGTTTCGATAATTTTAGCCACGACTGGATCCTCAAACATATACCAATGGATAAGGTGGTCTTACGGCGATGGCTTAAGGCCGGGTTTATCGACAAAGGCACCCTGTTCGCGACTGAGGCGGGAACTCCGCAAGGGGGCATCATCTCGCCGGTCATCGCAAATATGACGTTGGACGGACTTGAGGCGGCAGTAGATGCCAGCATAGGGCCGACGCCACGCGCGCGCCGCAAAGTCAAAGTCAACGTCAATCGGTATGCTGACGACTTCGTCGTAACCGGAGTATCGAAAGAGATTCTGGAACAAAACGTACTCCCTGCGATCAAGCAGTTCCTGATCGTTCGGGGTCTGGAACTCTCGGAAGAGAAAACCAGAGTCACTCACATCGCCGATGGGTTCGATTTCCTTGGGCAGAATGTACGTAAGTACAGCGGTAAGCTGCTCATCAAACCGGCCAACAAGAACGTGAAAGCCTTGTTGGAAAAGGTTAGGGAAATCGTGAAGCAGAACAGAAGCTCCACACAGACGAATCTTATTTTACAACTCAACCCCGTGATTCGAGGTTGGGCCATGTATCACCGTCATGTGGTTTCCAAGTCTCGCTTCACGTCGATAGATGCTCACATTTGGCGCCTCTTATGGAAATGGGCAATGCGTCGGCATCCCAATAAAGGCACGGGGTGGGTGAAGAACAGATACTTCAGGGTAGAGGGAAATCGTACTTGGGCATTTACGGCGCGGACTACAGATCGCGGCGTAATTCGGTTGTTCCGAGCCACGATGATTTCAATTGTTCGCCACGTGAAGATACGTGGGCAGGCAAATCCCTTTGATCCTGCGTGGTCGTCTTACTTTGCTCGTCGTGCAGCCGTGATCGATGATTGA
- a CDS encoding group II intron maturase-specific domain-containing protein, which yields MHFDLRPHSKGFDFLGQNVRKYRNKLLIKPSKKNGHAFLRKIRSIINENRTAKQQNLIGLLNPVTKGWADYHRHFVSKRVYARVDSEIWRAVWQWCCRWHPNKGRRWIKHRYFDALENGIGSLLRKRVSNAQMASQP from the coding sequence TTGCACTTCGACTTGAGACCGCACTCGAAGGGGTTCGACTTTCTGGGGCAGAACGTTCGGAAGTATCGTAACAAGCTGCTTATCAAGCCATCGAAGAAGAACGGTCATGCGTTTCTGAGGAAAATTCGCTCGATCATCAATGAAAACCGGACGGCCAAGCAACAGAACCTGATTGGCCTGCTAAACCCGGTGACCAAAGGATGGGCGGACTATCATCGACATTTCGTCTCCAAGAGAGTCTACGCGCGCGTCGATTCAGAGATATGGCGGGCGGTGTGGCAATGGTGCTGTCGCTGGCATCCCAACAAGGGACGTCGATGGATCAAGCATCGTTATTTCGATGCATTGGAAAACGGGATTGGATCTTTGCTGCGCAAACGGGTGAGTAACGCCCAGATGGCAAGCCAACCGTGA
- a CDS encoding carboxymuconolactone decarboxylase family protein produces the protein MTDFTVYTNASAPAASKPVLDAVKGAFGFVPNLQANMAESPELLAGYSALWDLFSKSTLTPHEQQVVYLTSNFENNCHYCMAGHTTLAKMIKVDEGVIAALRAGTEIPDAKLEALHRFTTLVVRERGFVADADVATFISAGYTRQNVLEVVLGVATKVMSNYTNHIVHTKLDAFMAGNEWTKPVAVAA, from the coding sequence ATGACCGACTTCACCGTATATACGAACGCAAGCGCTCCGGCAGCATCGAAACCCGTTCTTGACGCTGTCAAGGGCGCGTTCGGCTTCGTTCCGAACCTGCAAGCGAACATGGCCGAATCACCGGAACTTCTCGCCGGTTACTCCGCGCTGTGGGACCTGTTTTCTAAAAGCACGCTGACGCCGCATGAACAGCAAGTCGTGTATCTGACGTCTAACTTCGAGAACAACTGCCACTACTGCATGGCAGGGCACACCACGCTTGCCAAGATGATCAAGGTGGACGAAGGCGTCATCGCTGCGCTTCGCGCCGGCACTGAAATCCCTGATGCAAAGCTCGAAGCGCTGCATCGCTTCACGACCCTTGTTGTTCGCGAACGCGGTTTTGTCGCCGATGCCGACGTCGCCACGTTCATTTCAGCCGGATACACCCGTCAGAACGTGCTGGAAGTGGTACTCGGCGTGGCGACGAAGGTGATGAGCAACTACACGAACCACATTGTCCACACGAAGCTCGACGCGTTCATGGCAGGCAACGAGTGGACCAAGCCGGTTGCGGTCGCAGCCTGA
- a CDS encoding peroxiredoxin-like family protein has product MSLQAKLDAFKADFKAGKAPFFAPAEIHPIMARATAELIASGQAGRALKAGDAAPEFTLLDPEGNPVSSVQLLEQGPLVISFYRGVWCPYCNLELQALEEALPAFKAVGASLVAISPQNAVNSRKSVRTNSLSFPILSDTRNDVAAAFGIRFALPDYLVDLYKLLKNDLPAFNGDDSWTLPMPARYVVGQEGTILYSEVNPDYTHRPEPQDMLPALRTRAGAAL; this is encoded by the coding sequence ATGTCCCTCCAAGCGAAACTCGACGCCTTCAAGGCGGACTTCAAGGCCGGTAAGGCCCCCTTCTTCGCCCCCGCGGAGATTCATCCGATCATGGCTCGCGCCACGGCCGAGCTGATCGCTTCTGGCCAGGCCGGCCGTGCGTTAAAGGCAGGCGACGCCGCGCCCGAATTCACACTCTTGGATCCCGAAGGCAACCCGGTCTCATCAGTTCAACTGCTGGAGCAAGGGCCGCTCGTCATCAGTTTTTATCGTGGCGTATGGTGCCCGTACTGCAATCTCGAATTGCAGGCCCTCGAAGAAGCGCTGCCGGCATTCAAGGCGGTCGGTGCAAGCCTCGTCGCGATCTCGCCGCAGAACGCGGTTAACAGCCGTAAATCCGTTCGCACAAACAGCTTGAGCTTTCCAATCCTGAGCGACACACGTAACGACGTCGCCGCAGCCTTCGGTATCCGTTTCGCGTTGCCAGACTATCTGGTCGACCTGTACAAGCTGCTCAAGAACGACCTGCCGGCTTTCAACGGCGACGACAGCTGGACGCTACCCATGCCTGCTCGCTACGTAGTTGGCCAGGAAGGCACGATTCTGTATTCCGAAGTCAATCCTGACTACACGCATCGGCCGGAGCCGCAGGACATGTTGCCGGCGTTGCGTACCCGTGCTGGCGCGGCCCTCTGA
- a CDS encoding SDR family oxidoreductase — MTSRTFLITGASKGIGRALAERLSRNGHTVVGLARHGDEPSFPGELIPVDLSDHTATDKALKQLIRQYEFDGLVNNVGLVRPQALGSIELDDLDAVLALNLHPAVQAAQALLPHMQSQGWGRIVNISSLTVLGMVERTAYAAAKSALVSFSRSWALELATTGITVNAVSPGPTETELFRVNNRPGSAGERRYLASVPMNRFGKPDEIAATIEFLLSDDAAFMTGQTLYVDGGASIGKALV, encoded by the coding sequence ATGACATCCCGTACTTTCCTGATTACTGGCGCAAGCAAGGGCATTGGCCGGGCGTTGGCAGAGCGCCTTTCCCGCAACGGCCACACAGTTGTCGGCCTGGCGCGTCACGGGGATGAACCGAGCTTTCCCGGTGAGCTGATCCCCGTCGACCTGTCGGATCACACTGCCACCGACAAAGCCTTGAAGCAACTGATCAGGCAGTACGAGTTCGATGGCTTGGTCAACAACGTCGGTCTCGTTCGCCCGCAAGCTTTGGGAAGCATTGAGCTTGATGATCTTGACGCAGTCCTTGCATTGAATCTGCATCCGGCGGTGCAGGCAGCGCAGGCGCTTCTCCCGCACATGCAGTCGCAGGGTTGGGGCCGCATCGTCAATATATCAAGCCTGACCGTGCTCGGCATGGTCGAACGTACAGCGTATGCGGCAGCAAAATCGGCGCTCGTCAGCTTCTCCCGATCATGGGCGCTGGAACTGGCGACAACGGGCATCACGGTCAACGCTGTATCGCCCGGTCCGACCGAGACAGAGCTGTTTCGCGTCAACAATCGTCCGGGAAGCGCCGGTGAACGCCGATACCTTGCGTCAGTTCCAATGAATCGATTCGGCAAGCCCGATGAGATCGCCGCGACCATCGAATTTCTTTTGTCCGACGATGCGGCCTTCATGACCGGTCAAACATTGTATGTGGATGGCGGCGCATCGATCGGCAAGGCGCTCGTCTGA
- a CDS encoding LysR family transcriptional regulator yields the protein MDRLTAMETFVTVIEAGSFSGGARRLNVGQPAVSKSIAQLEDRLGVRLLLRSTRGLSPTDAGQQFYERAKRAIEEADEAENAARGSGASLSGRLRICAAVTFARLHIVPSMKSFLSAHPGLTIEVILDDRNVDLMEEGIDVALRMGALADSSMTAKKVGQSRRHVVGTQAYFDEAGTPVVPADLIAHQAIVYEQRGGGTAWSFKRDASEVAVAVSGRMHVNAAEGVRAAVLADMGVAITSEWMFAPELASGAVTAVLEDWELPPVDLWAVFPTGRVVSAKARAFVAFVEATLAE from the coding sequence ATGGACAGACTGACAGCGATGGAAACATTCGTAACTGTGATCGAGGCGGGATCGTTCTCAGGCGGCGCACGGCGGCTCAACGTCGGGCAACCGGCGGTGTCGAAGTCGATCGCGCAGCTCGAGGACCGGCTCGGCGTGCGTTTGCTGCTGCGTTCGACGCGCGGATTGTCGCCGACGGATGCTGGCCAGCAGTTCTACGAGCGCGCTAAACGGGCAATAGAAGAAGCGGATGAAGCGGAGAATGCGGCACGTGGCTCAGGCGCAAGCCTGTCGGGGCGTCTGCGCATTTGTGCGGCTGTGACGTTTGCGCGGCTGCATATTGTCCCTTCCATGAAGAGTTTCTTGTCAGCGCATCCTGGTCTAACCATCGAAGTGATCCTTGATGACCGAAACGTCGACCTGATGGAAGAAGGTATCGACGTGGCGCTGCGCATGGGTGCGCTCGCGGATTCGAGCATGACCGCGAAAAAGGTGGGACAAAGCCGGCGCCATGTTGTCGGCACGCAGGCTTACTTCGACGAAGCCGGAACGCCCGTGGTGCCCGCGGACCTGATCGCACATCAGGCCATCGTGTATGAACAACGCGGTGGCGGGACGGCATGGTCGTTCAAGCGCGATGCGTCGGAAGTGGCGGTGGCCGTTTCGGGACGCATGCACGTGAATGCGGCCGAAGGCGTACGCGCGGCGGTGCTCGCCGATATGGGCGTCGCGATTACGTCCGAATGGATGTTCGCGCCCGAGTTGGCAAGCGGCGCGGTGACTGCTGTTCTTGAGGACTGGGAATTGCCGCCCGTGGATTTATGGGCGGTTTTTCCGACGGGGCGAGTCGTTAGCGCCAAGGCGCGAGCGTTCGTCGCTTTTGTCGAGGCTACACTCGCCGAATAG
- a CDS encoding alkene reductase: MNSLFSAAAIGPYSLKHRVVMAPLTRMRSSDGNVPNDLMAAYYAQRTTDGGLIVSEATPVSPRGYGYAKAPGIYTQAQVDGWRKVTDAVHAKGGLIFLQLWHVGRQSHPLLQPNGAAPVSSSALQAEGDAYAESGPVPFSMPRALETHEIAGVIDEFRQGAQRAREAGFDGVEIHGANGYLPDQFLQDGTNLRTDIYGGPIENRARFLLEITEAAVAEWGPGRVGVRIGPSGTYGSMHDSNPQATFGYVADELNRFGLAYLHIVEPRIRGTETVKADVPPLAAQHLRKRFHGTIIAAGGFDRASAEAIVRNGDADFVAFGRHFISNPDLPARLRDDLPLTPYDRTTFYGGDARGYIDYPIAVTETDAA, translated from the coding sequence ATGAACTCACTCTTTTCAGCCGCTGCAATTGGCCCGTATTCGCTCAAGCATCGTGTCGTGATGGCGCCGCTCACACGCATGCGTTCAAGCGATGGCAACGTCCCTAATGACCTGATGGCAGCGTATTACGCTCAGCGTACGACCGATGGCGGCCTGATCGTCTCGGAAGCAACGCCCGTCTCACCGCGCGGATATGGCTACGCAAAGGCGCCGGGCATCTATACCCAGGCGCAAGTGGATGGCTGGCGAAAGGTCACTGACGCCGTTCATGCAAAGGGCGGCCTGATCTTCCTGCAACTCTGGCACGTGGGTCGCCAATCGCATCCGTTGCTGCAACCGAATGGCGCGGCGCCCGTGTCATCGTCAGCGCTGCAAGCGGAGGGCGACGCGTATGCGGAAAGCGGTCCCGTGCCGTTCTCCATGCCCCGAGCACTGGAAACGCACGAAATCGCCGGCGTTATCGATGAATTCCGTCAAGGTGCCCAGCGCGCTCGAGAAGCCGGCTTCGATGGCGTCGAGATCCACGGCGCAAACGGTTACTTGCCCGACCAGTTCCTGCAGGACGGCACCAACTTGCGCACCGACATCTACGGCGGCCCTATTGAGAACCGCGCGCGCTTTCTGCTCGAGATTACCGAAGCCGCCGTGGCAGAGTGGGGACCGGGGCGCGTCGGCGTGCGCATCGGCCCGAGCGGAACCTATGGCTCCATGCACGACAGTAACCCGCAAGCGACCTTTGGTTATGTCGCAGACGAGTTGAACCGCTTCGGGCTCGCGTACCTTCATATTGTTGAGCCGCGCATCAGGGGCACCGAAACCGTCAAGGCCGATGTGCCGCCGCTCGCCGCCCAACATCTGCGCAAGCGCTTTCACGGCACGATCATCGCGGCGGGCGGCTTCGACCGGGCCAGTGCCGAGGCGATTGTGCGCAACGGCGACGCGGACTTCGTCGCTTTCGGCCGCCACTTCATCTCGAACCCTGACCTGCCGGCGCGGTTGCGCGATGACCTTCCGCTCACGCCGTACGATCGCACCACCTTCTACGGCGGCGATGCGCGCGGCTATATCGACTACCCAATCGCCGTCACCGAAACCGACGCAGCCTGA
- a CDS encoding MFS transporter, whose translation MTTHPRYPALTLAVLATAQFFIAVNYNIVYVGLPSIGKQLGLFPHHLQWVVSAYALALGGLLLLGGRLGDAFGRRRAFIAALPLYGGALLAGGLPVRRSS comes from the coding sequence ATGACCACGCACCCGCGTTATCCCGCCCTGACGCTCGCGGTGCTCGCGACCGCCCAGTTCTTCATCGCGGTGAATTACAACATTGTGTATGTCGGGTTGCCTTCGATTGGAAAGCAGCTTGGCCTTTTTCCGCATCACCTGCAATGGGTGGTGAGCGCCTACGCCCTGGCGTTAGGTGGCCTGTTGCTACTCGGCGGCAGACTCGGCGATGCGTTTGGCCGGCGTCGCGCGTTTATCGCAGCACTGCCGTTGTATGGTGGTGCATTGCTCGCGGGCGGCTTGCCGGTACGCCGCTCGTCTTGA
- a CDS encoding LysR family transcriptional regulator, whose amino-acid sequence MNITRYNLALLASLSVILDEKNVTRAAARLGISQPALSAQLATLRDIFGDSLLLPGTPGKGMVLTPRADHLREPLRQALQALERVISTEPGFDPVSAQRVFTVGANDNASAIVAPPLIRMIGEAGYAGIRLAFRTIDFNRLPEQIESGEIDVALVSRVLPSASHVPLLQEEFRMAQRKDHPRGTEPPSLEEYAALTHVIVSGDGGSFRSAIDDLLKELGYARRVGMSVQYYSLVPLILQTTDLVCTLPALFLARYAGSLLSTPLPFEVNKFRLYATWHPRFNEDPGHAWLRKQIDLCVMI is encoded by the coding sequence ATGAATATCACACGGTATAACCTAGCCCTGCTTGCTTCCCTGAGCGTCATCCTCGACGAAAAGAACGTGACGCGCGCAGCGGCCCGACTGGGGATCAGCCAGCCCGCCTTGTCGGCACAGCTGGCGACCCTCCGCGACATCTTTGGCGACTCTTTGCTTCTGCCGGGCACACCGGGCAAGGGCATGGTGCTCACGCCGCGTGCGGATCATTTGAGGGAGCCGCTACGTCAGGCCTTGCAAGCGCTCGAACGCGTGATTAGTACCGAGCCCGGCTTTGATCCAGTCTCCGCGCAACGGGTATTTACAGTGGGGGCCAATGACAATGCCAGCGCCATCGTCGCACCGCCGTTAATCCGGATGATCGGAGAGGCGGGTTATGCAGGGATACGGCTTGCGTTTCGCACTATTGATTTCAACCGACTTCCCGAGCAAATTGAGAGCGGTGAGATCGACGTGGCGCTTGTATCGCGCGTGCTTCCGAGCGCGTCGCACGTGCCGTTGCTCCAGGAAGAGTTCAGGATGGCACAGCGCAAGGATCATCCACGTGGCACCGAACCACCTTCGCTAGAAGAATACGCCGCGTTGACGCATGTGATCGTCTCCGGCGACGGCGGCAGCTTTCGCAGTGCAATAGACGACTTGCTGAAGGAACTAGGCTATGCGCGCCGCGTTGGGATGTCGGTCCAATACTATAGTTTGGTGCCGCTGATTCTGCAGACCACCGACCTAGTGTGTACCCTGCCGGCACTTTTTCTCGCGCGCTACGCCGGGTCGCTGTTATCCACGCCACTTCCGTTCGAGGTCAATAAATTTCGGTTGTACGCGACTTGGCATCCGCGCTTCAACGAAGACCCCGGTCATGCGTGGTTGCGCAAACAAATTGATTTGTGTGTAATGATCTAG
- a CDS encoding MFS transporter: protein MSQVSDAGTTGKIGGIGHQRKVIIGATVGTIFEWYDFFLYISVASVIATKFFSNNNPASAEIFALLTFATGYLVRPFGALFFGRLGDLVGRKHTFLATILIMGCSTIAIGLLPTYATVGILAPSLLTGMRMLQGLALGGEYGGAATYIAEHAPAGQRGASTAWLQISATLGFALSVLVVLGTRTLLTEEQYAIWGWRVLFLISIVPLAISVWIRLKLEESPMFLEMKRQGTLSKAPIRETLGQWPNARRILIAMFGMVAPQSVLLVGAQIYSLVFLVNTIKVDVQIANFVILTALMLGLPSFIWSGKLSDRLGTKPFIVGACLLGALTYLPLYKALTFYANPALYVAQQTVPVLVVADPAECSLQFNPIGRSKRTSGCDIVKDALVRTGAPYSNRAAAPGSVAIVYVGGQVIALAVPGKQSDARAFGERLTRALTRAGYPAHADKSAMNYPMIILILACLSSIAGMIFGPLASAMTSFFPARIRYTSVSFSYHVGNGLFGGLMPAISAAIQISTGNIYGGVWYTVAVVGVTFFVALLFLPSQHSLAKEALVSRI from the coding sequence GTGAGCCAGGTTAGTGATGCGGGCACGACAGGAAAGATTGGAGGTATCGGCCACCAGCGAAAAGTAATTATAGGAGCTACGGTAGGCACCATCTTCGAATGGTATGACTTTTTCCTTTATATTTCTGTAGCTTCGGTCATAGCTACCAAATTCTTTTCCAACAACAATCCCGCATCGGCCGAAATTTTTGCGCTCCTGACGTTTGCTACGGGGTACCTGGTGCGGCCGTTCGGCGCCTTGTTTTTCGGGCGCCTTGGGGACTTGGTTGGTCGCAAACATACCTTTCTGGCTACCATTCTGATCATGGGCTGTTCCACAATCGCGATAGGCCTGCTGCCCACGTATGCGACGGTGGGCATACTCGCACCATCGCTGCTGACTGGAATGCGCATGCTGCAGGGGCTTGCCTTAGGCGGCGAATACGGAGGCGCTGCTACCTATATTGCCGAGCATGCACCTGCTGGCCAACGCGGAGCAAGCACTGCATGGCTGCAGATCTCGGCAACGCTGGGATTTGCTTTGTCGGTGCTGGTGGTGCTTGGCACTCGGACGCTGCTTACCGAAGAACAATACGCGATATGGGGCTGGCGAGTGCTCTTTCTGATCTCCATCGTGCCGCTAGCAATCTCTGTTTGGATTCGGCTAAAGCTGGAGGAGTCCCCAATGTTCCTCGAGATGAAGCGGCAAGGCACGTTGTCCAAGGCGCCGATCCGGGAGACTCTTGGCCAATGGCCAAATGCGCGCCGCATCTTGATCGCCATGTTTGGAATGGTAGCGCCGCAAAGCGTCCTGCTGGTCGGCGCGCAGATTTATTCACTTGTGTTTCTCGTTAACACTATAAAGGTCGACGTACAGATCGCAAACTTCGTGATACTTACGGCACTGATGCTCGGGCTACCGTCATTTATATGGAGCGGCAAGCTAAGCGACCGACTCGGCACCAAACCTTTCATCGTAGGTGCATGCCTGCTCGGAGCACTGACCTACTTACCGCTTTATAAGGCTTTGACATTTTATGCAAACCCCGCGCTGTACGTAGCTCAGCAAACCGTGCCAGTGTTAGTCGTGGCCGACCCCGCAGAATGCTCGCTTCAGTTTAATCCGATAGGTAGGTCCAAACGCACGTCGGGGTGCGACATCGTCAAAGACGCGTTGGTGCGCACTGGCGCACCTTACTCGAACCGTGCAGCGGCACCAGGAAGCGTCGCAATCGTCTACGTCGGAGGCCAGGTAATTGCATTGGCTGTACCCGGTAAGCAGTCCGACGCTCGCGCCTTTGGTGAACGTCTGACGCGCGCTTTGACTCGGGCCGGTTACCCGGCGCATGCCGACAAAAGCGCAATGAACTACCCGATGATTATCTTGATTCTGGCGTGCCTGAGCAGCATCGCCGGAATGATTTTTGGGCCGCTCGCCTCGGCAATGACCTCTTTCTTTCCTGCTCGGATTCGCTATACCTCGGTGTCATTCAGCTATCACGTCGGCAACGGATTATTCGGCGGGTTAATGCCCGCGATTTCGGCCGCGATCCAGATCAGCACGGGCAATATCTATGGCGGCGTTTGGTACACGGTGGCTGTAGTGGGGGTGACCTTCTTTGTTGCATTGCTATTCCTGCCTTCGCAACACTCGCTTGCGAAAGAAGCGCTCGTGTCACGGATCTAG